ATCCTTCGGCCTGCATCGCTTCGGCTCGGCCGGCGATCGCGCCACCGCGGACTGGATCGCCGGCGAGATGAAGCAGGCGGGGTTTGACGTCAGCTTCCAGCCTGTCGTGCTCGGCCGGCAATATGTCGTCGAGCAGGCCAGCACTGAGGCCGGAGGCACCCGCGTGGAGGCGACGCCGTTCTGGTGGCCGCCAGAAGACAAGGCGAGCTTCCATTTGACCGCGCCGCTCGCGCGCGATGGCGATGTCGCCGGAAAGATCCTCTTGCTCGAGCTGCCGTTCGATCGCGGCGCCTATCTCGGCCCCGCCCATCGCGCGGCGATTGCCGAAGCCGCAGCGAAGAAGCCTGCGGCGATCCTCCTGACGATCGGCAATCCCGCCGACGACCGCTTTGCCTACAACGTCACGCAGGAGGACACGCCCTGGCCGGTGCCGGTGATCGTGGTCGGCGCCAAATCGCGCCCGACCTTCGAGCGCGCGCTCGCGTCAGGCGCGCCTGTCACCCTTGACGTCAAGGGCCATTACGAACGCGATGTCGCCGGCCGCAACGTCGTCGCCGCGATCGGCACCGGCCCGACCATCGTCGTCTCCACACCGATGACCGGCTGGTACAGCTGCGTGTGCGAACGCGGCCCCGGCATCGCCAACTTCCTCGCGCTCGCGCGCACCGTCGCCGCGGAGAAATGGCCGGCGCATTTCGTCTTCATCGCCACCGCGGGCCACGAGATCGGCCATGGCGGCATGGAGCTGTTCCTGAAGCACGGCGCTCCGGCGCCGAAGGACACGCTGGCCTGGATTCACTTCGGCTCGTCGAACGCCTGCTACGCCTTTGCGGAAGGAGCCCGCACCGATCGGCCTGAGGAGGAGCGCTATCTCGTGCTGAGCAAATCGGCCGTCGCGCTCACCGACGAGGCTTTCGCAAGAGTCGAGGCAAAGCGGCTGGTGACGGAGAAGCAGGCGGTCGGCGAGCTGCGCGACGTGCATGCCGCGGGCTACGCCAATTTCCTCGGCATGGCCGGCCGCCATCGGACGTTCCATACGCCGTCGGACGATCTTGCTGCGACCGGGCCCGATATCCTCGAGCCGGTCGCCCGCGCCTTCGTCGATGCCGCGCGGAAGATCGTCGAACGCGGCGAAGCCGCGTTCAGATAGAGCATGATCCGGACTCGGATCATGCTCAAATAACAACGTCAGTTCTGATAGTAGCCGCGCGGTTGATAATACTGCCGCGGCTGCGGCTGATAGTAGCCCTGCTGGCCGTAGCCCTGATTGTAATACTGCTGCGGCTGCTGCTGCTGATAAACCTGCGCGTCATAGAGCGGGCGGCCGGCAGAGCGCGGCGCCGGATAGCGTGCGCCGGTGTCGCTGCCGTCGGCCGGATAGATGTAGTTGTCATCCTGCGGCATGTAGCGGCGGGCGGGCTGCGCCGGCGGCGCCAGATTCACGGGATCGCCTGAGGTGGCGTATTGCTCTTCGGCAGGCTGCTGGCCGCGCGCCACTGCATTGGCATTGCGGCCGCGCGGGTTGCGCGCCAGCGCCACTTGCGCCGAGCCGGTCAGCGTCACCGAGGTGTTGAGTACGCCCTGCTGCTGCACCAGCGCGTAGAGCGTCGAGGCGTTCTGGCGCGACAGCCGCACGCAGCCATGCGAGGCCGGTGAGCCGAGACGGCCGACCGAGTCGGTGCCGTGAATGGCGTGTCCGACCTTGGTGAAGAAGATCGAATGCGGCATCGGCGCGTCGTCGAATTCCTTGGAGAAGTGATCCTCTTCCATGCGGAAGGCGCGGAAGGCGCCGTTCGGAGTCTCGCGCGAGGGAATGCCCGTCGACACCGGCCAGTGATAGCGGGTCACGCCGTCGACGACGACGGTCATCTGCTGATTGTCCTTGTCGATGGTGATGTCGACCTTGGCTTGCGCGGTGCCCGCGCTCAAAAGCATCAACGAAGCAAAAGCGATGAAATATGAACGCATCTGACGTCTGGCCTCCGGCCTGTTCACGCTAGAGCATAATCCGGAAAAGTGTGTAGCGGTTTTCCGAAAGATCATGCTCAAACAATAACACCGCGGCTCACCGTCCCCCGGCGTGCAATATGCCCGCAATCCGGCTTTCGTTCCAGCGGCCCGCCGAGCCATCGTTAACGTGATGCGTGATGTAAGCAAGGCCGCTTTGTGCCACGTGGCTGGCGGCGATGCTGACATTTTCGCGAGCGGATGCGCATTCATAACGCCGACAATTCGTCACAAAGGCGCAACCATTTGGCCGTTTCGAACGTTGATTGTCGCCGGCCTCGACAGGCGGCGTTCGCCGCCAAACACTCCTTGGGATTGAAGATGAACAAAGCCCGTATCGCCGCCGCAGCCCTGCCGGCCGGCTTGCCTGCCCGCCTGCTGTTCGCAGTCGCCGCCATCCTGCTCGCGCTGTTGGCGCTGCCGCACGCCGGCCACGCCCAGGGCATCGTGCGGGGCGCCCAGGAAGGCTCGTATGAAGGTAACCGGATCGCCGGTCCCGTGGGCGGCGTGGTCGGTGGTGCGGTCGGCGCTGGTGTCGGCGGCGCCGTCGGTGCGGTGGAGAGCGTGTTCGGCATCCCGCACCGTCATTACCGTCACTGCCGCGGGTACTATGACGGCTATCACCGCTTCCATTGCTATCGCTGAATCCATCGCCGTCATTCCGGGGCGCGCGCAGCGCGAGCCCGGAATCCATCGAACGGCAACGTCAGTGGATGAATGGATTCCGGGCTCGCCCTTCGGGCGCCCGGAATGACGGCAGAGGTTAATTCTTCAGCCGGTACCCGGTGCGGAAAATCCACCAGATGATGGCGAGGCAGACCACCAGGAATGCCACCGTCATGCTAATGCTGACGGACACGCTGACGTCGGCGATCTCGTAAAAACTCCAGCGGAAGCCCGAGATCAGATAGACGACCGGATTGAGCAGCGCGACCGTGCGCCAGCCCGCCGGCAGCATGTCGATGGAATAGAAGCTGCCGCCGAGGAAGGTCAGCGGCGTCACCACCAGCATCGGGATCATCTGCAGCTTCTCGAAGCCGTCGGCCCAGATGCCGATGATGAAGCCGAACAGGCTGAACGTCACCGCCGTCAGCACCAGGAAGGCCAGCATCCAGATGGGATGATGGATGTGCAGCGGCACGAACAGCCCGGCTGTCGCCAGGATGATCAGGCCCAGGATGATCGACTTGGTCGCGGCGGCGCCGACATAGCCGAGCACGATCTCGAAATAGGAGATCGGCGCCGACAGGATCTCGTAGATCGTGCCGGTGAATTTCGGGAAGTAGATGCCGAACGAGGCGTTGGCGATGCTCTGCGTCAGCACCGAGAGCATGATCAGGCCCGGCACGATGAAGGTGCCGTAGCTGACGCCTTCGACCTGGCTGATGCGCGAGCCGATCGCCGCGCCGAACACCACGAAATAAAGTGAGGTCGAGACCACCGGCGAGACGATGCTTTGCAGCAGCGTGCGCCAGGTGCGCGCCATTTCGAACAGATAGATGGCGCGGATGGCGCGGTGATTCATGACGTCCTCACGAGGTCGACGAAGATGTCCTCGAGCGACGATTGCGTCGTGTCGAGATCGTTGAAGCGGATGCCGGCGGTGCGGAGGTCGCTGAGCAGGCTGGTGATGCCGGTGCGCTCGCCCTTGGTGTCGTAGTCGTAGACCAGCGTCGCGCCGCCGTCGCAGAGGTCGAGCTCGTAATGCGCGAGGCTCTCCGGAAGCGAGGCGATCTTGCCTTGCAGATGCACCGTCAGCCGCTTCTTGCCGAGCTTCTGCATCAAGGTCGCCTTGTCCTCGACCAGCACGATCTCGCCCTTGTTGATGACGCCGATGCGGTCGGCCATCTCCTCGGCTTCCTCGATGTAGTGCGTGGTCAGGATGATGGTGACGCCGGACTGCTGGAGGGTGCGCACCACCTCCCACATGCCCTTGCGTAGCTCGACATCGACGCCGGCGGTGGGCTCGTCCAGGAACAGGACCTGCGGCTCGTGCGACAGCGCTTTCGCGATCATCACGCGGCGCTTCATGCCGCCGGAGAGCGTGATGATCTTGTTGTCTTTCTTGTCCCACAACGAGAGGTCCTTCAGCACCTTCTCGATATGGGCGGGGTTCTTCGGCTTGCCGAACAGGCCGCGGGAGAAGCTCACCGTCGCCCACACGCTCTCGAACGCGTCGGTGTGCAATTCCTGCGGCACGAGGCCGATCAGCGAGCGCGCCTTGCGGTAGGAGGTTTGGATGTTCTCGCCGCCGACCAGAACCTTGCCTTCGCTGGGATTGGCGATGCCGCAGATGATCGAGATCAGCGTGGTCTTGCCGGCGCCGTTCGGCCCGAGCAGCGCAAAAATCTCGCCGCGCTTGATGTCGAGGTTGACGTTCTTGAGCGCCTTGAAGCCGGACCCATAGGTCTTCGACAGATTGGCGACGGAAATGATGGATGACATGATGGCCGCAAGGCTGAGGGGCAAAGGTTGGGGAAGGGGGCTGGAACCTGCCGGGAGGCGGGTCAGCGGTGCCCTGAGATAGGAATGGCCTTGCCCGGTCGCAATTGCCCGGAGAAAAATGGCCTCAAAACGGGCCCTTGAGGGGCAGGTTTCGGGTAAGTGTTGCGCGATGGTCACGGCTTGCCGCTAAGATTGCCACTCACGCGCCTCTTTGTTGCGTCCGCGAGCGGGCCGTGGCTACGATTCCGGCTAATCGCAAAGCGTATTGTTCCCAGGGAAAACATCGATGAGACCGAACGGCCGTCACACCGCCGGCGCCAGCCAGTTGTCCGCCCTCCGCCTGTGGATGGTGGGCCTGCTCCTGCTGTCAGCTGTTGCCATGAGCCCGACCACCGCCCGGGCGGCCCCGAGCCAGGCCGCGGTCGCGACCACGCATGTCTACCTGCTCCGCGGCGTGCTCAACATCTTCTCGCTGGGCCTCGACACCATCGGCGCCCGCCTCCAGGCGCAGGGCATCCCGGTGACCGTCGCCAACTTCGTGTCCTGGTCCTCGCTCGCCGATGAAGCTGCGACCGACTACAAGGCCGGCCGCCTCAAGACCATCATCCTGGTCGGTCATTCCTCCGGCGCAACCGCGCTGCCCGACATGATCGCCAAGCTCAACCAGCTCGGCGTTCCCGTGAAGCTCGCGATCGGCCTCGACTCCGTGTTCAAGACCAGGCTCTCGACCGGCGCGGAGCGCTACATCAACATCTATATCGGCGACGGTCCCGGCGAGCCGGTACGGGCCGCAGCGGGCCTGCGCGGCAAGCTCGACAATGTCGACGTCCGCGGCACCGGCGTCGGCCACATCTCGATCGACAAGAGCGAGGCGATCCAGCGCCGCGTCATCGCCGAGATCGACGCCGCGATCATGCGCTCGCGCGCCCCGGCTGCCCCCGTCGCCGAACCCGGCGCGCCGCGGCCCGCGCGCTCGGCGGCGGCCGCGGCTCCGGCGCGGAACTGAAGTCTCTTCTCCCGTGATGCTCGGCGGCCGCGGCGTTGCGACGCCGCGGCCGTTTCGCATCGGCTCCCGTTACGCCAGAAACACGCGGATCGCGTCCGCGATCTCGCGCGCATGCGTTTCCAGCGCGAAATGGCCGGTGTCGAAGAACTGCACCACCGCATTGGGATTGTCGCGCTTGAAGGCTTCGGCGCCGGGCGGAATGAAGAACGGATCGTTCTTGCCCCACACTGCCAGGAACGGCGGCTTGCGGGTGCGGAAGTAGCTCTGGAATAGCGGATAGAGCGCGACGTTGCTCTTGTAGTCGCCGAACAGGTCGAGCTGCACGTCATCCGAGCCCGGGCGCGCGAGATAAAAGTTGTCGAGGCTCTGGCCGTCCGGCGACACCAGGGCCGGATCGGGGACGCCATGGGTGTACTGCCAGCGCGTCGCCTCCGGCGTGAGGAAGGCACGCAGCGCCTCGCGGTTCGCCGGCGAGGGGTCCTGCCAATAGGCCTTGATCGGGGTCCAGCCATCGCTGAGGCCGTCCTCATAGGCATTGCCGTTCTGCGAGATGATCGCCGTGACCCGCTCGGGATGACTAAGCGCGAGCCGGAAGCCGGTCGGCGCGCCATAGTCGAACACATAGATGGCGAAGCGATCGAAGCCGATCACTTCGGTGAAGCGCTCGATCACATGCGCGATGTTCTCGAAATTGTAGACGAAGTCCTGGCGCGACGGCATGTCGGACTGGCCGAAGCCGGGAAGATCGGGCGCGACGATATGAAACTTGTCGGCGAGCAGCGGGATCAGGTCGCGGAACATATGGCCGGCGCTCGGGAAGCCGTGCAGCAGCAGAAGCTTCGGCGCGCCTTTCGAGCCAGCCTCACGATAGAACACCTTGAAGCCATCGACGTCTGCCGTGCGGTAGCTGGTCGGGCTCATGACCGTCTCCAATTCATGTAACCTGTTAAATCGATAAATTCAGGTTACTTGCATCGTTGATAACTTGTCAATTGCCATTTTACGGGTTACCTACCGATTGTTTCCCACGGCACTCCAGGGACCCCTCATGGACCGCCCGCCCGCCATGTTCATCGCCGACTCGCTCGGCCTCGATTTTCTCAACTCGGTGGCGACGCCGGTCGACACGCCCGTCGATTGGCTCGACGACGGCGTTGGCCTGATCGACTGGCTGGCGCAGGCGAAGCTGGTGCCGGCGGAGGAACTGGACGCGCTGGCGGCGCGCGCAAGGCCGGGCGAGCTGGACAAGGTCGCTGATCAGGCCCGCGTCCTGCGCGAGTGGTTCAGGGGCTTCGTCCAGGAGCATAAGGGCCGGCCGCTGACCGCGAAGGCGCTGCACGAGCTTGGCCCGCTCAACAGCGTCCTGGAGCGCGATGAGACGTTCCGGCAGATCGTGCCGCGCCGTGGTGAGCAGGGTGACGGTCTCATGCTGCAAAGGATGCGGCGCTGGCGATCGGCTGAATCTCTGCTGCTGCCCATCGGGGAGGCGATGGCGACATTCGTCTGCGAGGAAGACTTTTCCGACGTGAAGGCGTGCGAGGGCCATAACTGCACAATGTTGTTCGCCGACCACACCCGCAGGCGGGCGCGGCGATGGTGCACGATGGC
This is a stretch of genomic DNA from Bradyrhizobium sp. CB2312. It encodes these proteins:
- a CDS encoding L,D-transpeptidase produces the protein MRSYFIAFASLMLLSAGTAQAKVDITIDKDNQQMTVVVDGVTRYHWPVSTGIPSRETPNGAFRAFRMEEDHFSKEFDDAPMPHSIFFTKVGHAIHGTDSVGRLGSPASHGCVRLSRQNASTLYALVQQQGVLNTSVTLTGSAQVALARNPRGRNANAVARGQQPAEEQYATSGDPVNLAPPAQPARRYMPQDDNYIYPADGSDTGARYPAPRSAGRPLYDAQVYQQQQPQQYYNQGYGQQGYYQPQPRQYYQPRGYYQN
- a CDS encoding ABC transporter permease, producing the protein MNHRAIRAIYLFEMARTWRTLLQSIVSPVVSTSLYFVVFGAAIGSRISQVEGVSYGTFIVPGLIMLSVLTQSIANASFGIYFPKFTGTIYEILSAPISYFEIVLGYVGAAATKSIILGLIILATAGLFVPLHIHHPIWMLAFLVLTAVTFSLFGFIIGIWADGFEKLQMIPMLVVTPLTFLGGSFYSIDMLPAGWRTVALLNPVVYLISGFRWSFYEIADVSVSVSISMTVAFLVVCLAIIWWIFRTGYRLKN
- a CDS encoding ABC transporter ATP-binding protein, with the protein product MSSIISVANLSKTYGSGFKALKNVNLDIKRGEIFALLGPNGAGKTTLISIICGIANPSEGKVLVGGENIQTSYRKARSLIGLVPQELHTDAFESVWATVSFSRGLFGKPKNPAHIEKVLKDLSLWDKKDNKIITLSGGMKRRVMIAKALSHEPQVLFLDEPTAGVDVELRKGMWEVVRTLQQSGVTIILTTHYIEEAEEMADRIGVINKGEIVLVEDKATLMQKLGKKRLTVHLQGKIASLPESLAHYELDLCDGGATLVYDYDTKGERTGITSLLSDLRTAGIRFNDLDTTQSSLEDIFVDLVRTS
- a CDS encoding ABATE domain-containing protein, with translation MDRPPAMFIADSLGLDFLNSVATPVDTPVDWLDDGVGLIDWLAQAKLVPAEELDALAARARPGELDKVADQARVLREWFRGFVQEHKGRPLTAKALHELGPLNSVLERDETFRQIVPRRGEQGDGLMLQRMRRWRSAESLLLPIGEAMATFVCEEDFSDVKACEGHNCTMLFADHTRRRARRWCTMAICGNRAKQAAHRSRLKNRQ
- a CDS encoding alpha/beta hydrolase, yielding MSPTSYRTADVDGFKVFYREAGSKGAPKLLLLHGFPSAGHMFRDLIPLLADKFHIVAPDLPGFGQSDMPSRQDFVYNFENIAHVIERFTEVIGFDRFAIYVFDYGAPTGFRLALSHPERVTAIISQNGNAYEDGLSDGWTPIKAYWQDPSPANREALRAFLTPEATRWQYTHGVPDPALVSPDGQSLDNFYLARPGSDDVQLDLFGDYKSNVALYPLFQSYFRTRKPPFLAVWGKNDPFFIPPGAEAFKRDNPNAVVQFFDTGHFALETHAREIADAIRVFLA